The following are encoded in a window of Roseivirga misakiensis genomic DNA:
- a CDS encoding glycoside hydrolase family 16 protein — MDLEKFSLEFEDDFNTGRFNESKWLPFYLPQWSSRRSTKPNYCFRDGHLVLQITEDQKPWSKEFNGEVKVSNLQTGVFAGPLGSPFGQHRFAKNLIVREEQPFETTYAPKYGFFEIRCSVPDIGTDNVFALWMIGLEDEPHRSAEICIVEIISSKQPKQGATIGYGLHPFGDINIRDEFYEDFFDFDVKDFHTYAVHWTPDYVDFYIDRQKVRRINQSPDYPMQFMLNIYEVPLVGHNSNHNNYPREFIIDYVRGYQLNAQ; from the coding sequence ATGGATTTAGAAAAATTCTCTCTCGAATTTGAGGATGATTTTAATACTGGTAGGTTCAATGAAAGCAAATGGCTACCATTCTATCTTCCACAATGGAGTTCACGGCGTTCTACCAAACCCAATTACTGCTTTAGAGACGGACATTTAGTCTTACAAATCACCGAGGATCAAAAGCCTTGGAGCAAAGAATTCAATGGTGAAGTGAAGGTTTCAAACCTTCAAACGGGAGTGTTTGCTGGGCCGCTTGGCAGCCCATTTGGTCAACATCGCTTCGCTAAAAATCTAATTGTAAGAGAGGAACAGCCTTTTGAAACCACCTATGCACCCAAGTATGGGTTTTTCGAAATCAGGTGTAGCGTCCCAGACATAGGCACAGACAACGTTTTTGCTTTATGGATGATTGGTCTAGAGGATGAACCCCACCGTTCTGCCGAAATCTGTATTGTAGAAATAATTAGTTCAAAACAACCAAAGCAAGGTGCCACTATTGGATATGGGCTTCATCCGTTCGGCGATATTAACATTAGGGACGAATTCTATGAAGACTTCTTCGATTTTGACGTTAAGGATTTTCATACTTATGCCGTTCATTGGACTCCTGATTATGTCGATTTCTACATAGATAGACAGAAGGTCAGAAGGATAAATCAGTCACCCGATTATCCTATGCAATTCATGCTAAACATTTACGAGGTTCCTTTGGTCGGCCATAACAGCAACCATAATAATTACCCAAGAGAATTTATTATCGATTATGTCAGAGGCTATCAACTGAATGCTCAGTAG
- a CDS encoding aryl-sulfate sulfotransferase → MNRFIQRTLFLSLVIILIQACNSDDTGGPDLEVGSTFTQPQILSQTIIQNPSGFSPLASSLIMSTSIPTRATIRVVGKNGASSDVVKEFPGFRTGHNLDILGLYGGYNNTIELTLHDESGNDLGTSAINLETAPLLADLPANIVINTNKAAKKEGMTLVSYFGHNGNQNPQRPFIFDEFGDIRWYLTFETSNVLNNLFYDNGIERLANGNWYFGDRSSGRIYEVNMLGETIDTWDFPGYSFHHQVLEKPNGNFIVTVNKNGLSTVEDHIIEIDRRTKQIVNEWDFRQSLEQTRFAMTQDQVDWFHINAVEYDGSDNTIIVSGRTQGLVKVNDQNEVVWIMAPHEDWGTAGNGVDLNTKLLTPLNSAGQTITNQSILDGFTNDPSFEWNWYQHAPQVLPNGDIMLFDNGDNRNFSGTGSYSRAVQYKVDQTNMTIQQIWQYGKERGRPTYSRIVSDIDYDPMTNHVFFSPGAVINNGNYGKVVELNYSTKEVLFEATIFPPIAVFNITFHRTERLSLYPPDN, encoded by the coding sequence ATGAACCGATTCATCCAAAGGACATTATTTCTATCGCTGGTAATTATCTTAATCCAAGCCTGTAACAGCGACGATACAGGAGGACCTGACTTGGAAGTTGGCAGTACTTTTACGCAACCCCAAATTCTATCTCAAACCATTATTCAAAACCCTTCTGGGTTTTCTCCCTTGGCCTCTAGCCTCATTATGTCGACATCGATTCCAACAAGGGCAACAATTCGGGTAGTGGGGAAAAACGGTGCTAGTTCTGATGTAGTGAAAGAGTTTCCAGGGTTTAGAACCGGTCATAACCTAGACATATTAGGGCTCTATGGAGGTTATAATAATACGATCGAATTGACCCTGCACGATGAATCAGGCAATGATTTGGGGACAAGTGCCATTAATTTAGAAACGGCTCCATTACTTGCCGATTTACCTGCCAACATTGTAATTAATACGAATAAAGCAGCCAAAAAGGAAGGGATGACGCTGGTGAGTTATTTTGGACATAATGGTAACCAAAACCCACAACGGCCATTCATTTTCGATGAGTTTGGTGATATACGATGGTACCTGACCTTTGAAACGAGTAATGTTTTAAATAACCTCTTTTATGATAATGGTATTGAGCGGCTGGCTAATGGAAACTGGTACTTTGGCGATAGGAGTTCCGGCAGAATTTATGAGGTAAATATGCTTGGTGAGACGATCGACACGTGGGATTTCCCCGGTTACTCTTTCCATCATCAAGTATTGGAAAAACCCAATGGCAACTTTATAGTGACGGTGAATAAAAACGGCCTAAGCACTGTTGAAGATCACATTATTGAGATCGACCGAAGGACAAAACAGATTGTAAATGAATGGGATTTTAGGCAGTCTTTAGAGCAAACGCGTTTTGCGATGACACAAGACCAAGTCGACTGGTTTCACATTAATGCTGTAGAATATGACGGTTCGGATAATACGATCATTGTTTCTGGTAGAACTCAAGGACTTGTGAAAGTAAACGATCAAAATGAAGTTGTCTGGATTATGGCTCCACATGAAGATTGGGGAACTGCAGGAAACGGCGTCGATTTGAACACTAAGTTATTGACGCCATTGAACAGCGCCGGCCAAACCATAACGAATCAATCGATACTTGATGGTTTTACAAATGACCCATCATTTGAATGGAATTGGTATCAACATGCGCCACAAGTATTGCCCAATGGGGATATTATGCTTTTTGATAATGGTGACAATAGAAACTTTTCGGGTACTGGATCTTATAGTAGGGCTGTTCAATACAAGGTTGATCAGACCAATATGACAATTCAGCAAATCTGGCAATATGGTAAAGAAAGGGGTAGACCAACTTACTCAAGAATTGTTTCGGATATTGACTATGATCCAATGACTAACCATGTCTTTTTCTCTCCTGGTGCGGTCATTAACAATGGCAATTATGGTAAAGTGGTAGAGTTAAACTATTCGACGAAAGAAGTTCTTTTTGAAGCGACAATTTTCCCACCGATCGCTGTTTTTAACATCACATTTCACCGAACCGAACGCTTGAGTCTTTATCCGCCGGATAACTAA
- a CDS encoding M24 family metallopeptidase codes for MRLSSKTTLVSCLLVFTVVMSCSLNTEQTATIDPETYWGENPWPEIRKSRISKLLPEAMKAANVDCWLVVCRENNNDPIAPHVGGENAGGTAAFLFYIDGEGFHSKVYSPSGEATALDDLDIHDEVVSVRGASTVGMAIDFIKESGFDQIAINSSSSNSMADGLSYTQRQSIESRLGTDVDKLVSSTELIYEWLSIKLPEEVEILRKAAQLTADWQVEAYEQVVPGKSTDADIAKFLKQKMASYGVTDGWAPDQNPNVNSGPDRGHSHATDKVIMPGDVIQIDFGIKLYDRWVSDIQRFAYVLKEGETEAPEDIQFYWESGKAGSRAALAAMKPGVTGASVDRAQRLLMQAAKSESVPWSTGHPVGYVAHDVGPSLGGGMSKRVRPSSAKLLKEGMTFAFDGFHAWKRADGTEKTISVEEMAVVTTNGAEYLIPPQEELILIGLK; via the coding sequence ATGAGATTATCATCTAAAACCACTTTAGTATCCTGCCTCTTAGTCTTTACTGTAGTGATGTCTTGTTCTTTAAACACAGAACAAACTGCCACAATTGATCCGGAAACCTATTGGGGAGAAAACCCTTGGCCTGAAATCAGAAAATCAAGAATATCAAAGCTACTTCCAGAAGCTATGAAGGCCGCAAATGTAGATTGCTGGTTGGTGGTTTGCCGAGAGAATAACAATGATCCGATTGCACCACATGTGGGGGGAGAAAACGCTGGTGGTACGGCTGCATTTTTATTTTATATCGATGGAGAAGGCTTCCATTCTAAGGTTTATTCCCCTTCTGGTGAGGCCACTGCCTTGGACGATTTAGATATTCACGATGAAGTGGTGAGTGTAAGAGGTGCTTCGACGGTAGGCATGGCCATAGACTTTATAAAAGAGAGTGGATTTGACCAAATAGCGATCAATTCTTCTTCGTCGAATTCAATGGCGGATGGCTTATCATATACGCAGCGACAGTCTATCGAATCACGGTTGGGTACTGATGTAGACAAGTTGGTATCGTCGACAGAATTAATCTACGAGTGGTTGTCTATCAAATTACCCGAAGAGGTAGAAATACTGAGAAAAGCTGCACAACTAACCGCTGATTGGCAGGTCGAAGCCTACGAACAAGTAGTGCCTGGTAAATCAACTGATGCGGATATTGCTAAATTTCTCAAGCAGAAAATGGCCAGTTATGGCGTGACTGATGGTTGGGCTCCTGACCAAAACCCAAATGTTAATTCAGGGCCAGATCGAGGTCATTCTCATGCTACAGATAAGGTGATCATGCCCGGTGATGTCATTCAAATTGACTTTGGTATCAAATTATACGATCGCTGGGTAAGTGACATTCAGCGATTTGCCTATGTCTTGAAAGAAGGAGAAACAGAAGCACCAGAAGATATTCAGTTCTATTGGGAAAGTGGTAAAGCAGGTAGTAGAGCCGCTTTGGCCGCGATGAAACCCGGAGTAACGGGTGCAAGCGTCGATCGGGCGCAGAGGCTCTTGATGCAGGCAGCCAAGTCAGAATCGGTGCCGTGGAGTACAGGGCATCCTGTGGGTTACGTTGCCCATGATGTTGGCCCGAGCCTCGGTGGAGGTATGTCCAAGCGGGTAAGACCTTCTTCCGCTAAGTTGTTGAAGGAAGGGATGACTTTCGCATTTGACGGTTTTCATGCTTGGAAAAGGGCTGATGGCACAGAAAAGACCATTTCTGTCGAAGAAATGGCCGTTGTTACTACAAACGGAGCGGAATACTTGATTCCACCCCAAGAGGAGTTAATTCTAATTGGACTTAAATAA
- a CDS encoding S41 family peptidase, translating into MKRPYSRINFLLLSAYLWLISLNAIAQSDFSVEAMQEDFKIFKNSIEDIHPGLYWYSDSIDVEARFNKIENQLSQDLSKKEFYALLQEFYAAINCGHSWMETPTFWRNEFESKPYTLPINIYFEDSVFTVIHDLTNDKSIPAGSQITRLNGEPMQEVFDGLLRFAPSDGFNLTKRRSFVAWNFSRFYQTFSKPTESFEIEFRAPGSGSTQTVNVKGLTKSEHQTIQADRYPNTGNAKKTPLASFKMIDGTGYLDINTFSRGWLKSNKIKYKKLLKNTFKTLKENNTQKLILDLRGNGGGSDVFGALLCQYLLNEDFKYFDRMETVTSKFKYKDYSNTKWYNTIGILFKKDKAKPGYFTFNYHKPLAKQKSRKNSFEGELVILTDGNTFSTSADVAAILHYNKRGTFIGREVGGGYYGNNSALQYQITLPNSKVTYYIPVVRYYSSVANPDFYGHGVKPDIVVKRTYEDYKRKEDVAMAKAMNYLNR; encoded by the coding sequence ATGAAACGACCTTATTCAAGAATCAATTTTCTCCTACTATCAGCCTATTTATGGTTAATCAGTCTAAATGCCATTGCTCAATCGGACTTTAGCGTCGAAGCAATGCAGGAGGATTTTAAGATATTCAAGAATTCTATAGAAGACATTCATCCAGGGCTCTATTGGTATAGTGATTCAATTGATGTAGAGGCTAGATTCAATAAAATCGAAAATCAATTATCCCAGGATCTTTCAAAAAAGGAATTTTATGCTCTTTTACAGGAGTTTTACGCCGCTATTAACTGTGGTCATTCTTGGATGGAAACACCCACATTTTGGAGAAATGAGTTCGAATCAAAACCCTATACCCTACCTATTAATATCTATTTTGAAGATTCCGTTTTTACGGTGATTCACGATTTGACAAACGACAAATCGATCCCTGCCGGATCGCAGATCACGCGATTAAACGGTGAGCCAATGCAAGAGGTATTTGATGGCCTTTTGAGATTTGCTCCATCGGATGGTTTCAACCTAACCAAGCGAAGGAGTTTTGTGGCTTGGAATTTCAGTCGCTTTTATCAGACTTTTAGTAAACCTACGGAAAGTTTTGAAATAGAATTCCGAGCGCCAGGTTCAGGCAGCACTCAGACTGTAAATGTTAAGGGTTTAACGAAAAGCGAACACCAGACTATTCAGGCAGACCGCTATCCAAATACAGGCAATGCGAAAAAAACACCTTTAGCCAGTTTCAAAATGATCGATGGCACTGGTTATTTAGACATTAATACATTTTCACGCGGATGGCTGAAATCGAATAAAATCAAATACAAAAAACTACTAAAGAACACTTTCAAAACTTTAAAGGAGAATAATACCCAAAAATTGATTCTAGATTTGAGAGGAAACGGCGGTGGATCAGACGTATTTGGTGCCCTTTTATGTCAGTATTTGCTTAACGAGGATTTCAAATACTTCGATAGAATGGAAACGGTAACGAGCAAGTTCAAATACAAGGATTACTCAAATACGAAATGGTACAACACGATCGGTATACTGTTCAAGAAAGATAAAGCAAAACCAGGTTATTTCACCTTCAATTATCATAAACCACTAGCCAAGCAAAAGTCTAGAAAGAACTCTTTCGAGGGAGAATTAGTCATCTTGACGGATGGCAACACTTTTTCTACCTCTGCCGATGTGGCCGCTATATTACACTACAATAAAAGGGGAACATTCATCGGTCGAGAAGTTGGCGGCGGATACTACGGGAACAACAGCGCCTTGCAGTACCAAATAACTTTGCCCAACTCAAAGGTGACTTATTACATACCTGTGGTTCGGTATTATTCTTCTGTAGCGAACCCTGATTTCTACGGTCATGGAGTAAAACCAGATATTGTGGTTAAGAGGACTTACGAAGACTATAAGCGCAAAGAGGATGTGGCCATGGCTAAAGCCATGAATTACCTAAACAGGTAG
- a CDS encoding DUF6090 family protein, whose translation MLYFLRKLRRKDMRNSKYVKYAIGEIFLVVTGILIALAINNWNQRRLSRIEEKKLLENISVDFKEAVRTLGSLNKRRDESILNFQMLIEALSMGNTSDTKHLDSLLGKSIFTPTYNGKNSSLSIIINSGKINLLKNESLKSMLLKWPQQVEDMTEGELDAKKLTYNTWVPLISSYTSTNDWFVNGEFSNVLPFRKRKTSVKKNYKGLFEDDQFENIISLLELLYISGKLETEGLINQAEKIIGAIANEYPNLNTTDPSTS comes from the coding sequence ATGCTCTACTTCCTCCGTAAACTAAGACGAAAAGACATGAGAAATTCAAAGTATGTGAAATATGCTATTGGAGAGATCTTTTTAGTAGTTACGGGAATTTTAATTGCATTAGCCATCAATAATTGGAATCAAAGAAGGCTAAGCCGAATCGAAGAAAAAAAGCTACTCGAAAATATAAGCGTCGATTTTAAAGAAGCTGTTAGAACATTAGGATCATTGAATAAAAGAAGAGATGAATCAATCCTAAACTTCCAAATGCTAATAGAAGCATTATCCATGGGAAACACCTCAGATACTAAACACCTTGATAGCCTCCTAGGCAAATCGATATTTACGCCGACTTATAATGGTAAGAATAGCTCCTTATCGATCATTATTAACTCAGGCAAAATCAACCTATTGAAAAACGAATCACTGAAGTCAATGCTACTTAAATGGCCTCAACAAGTAGAAGACATGACTGAGGGAGAACTAGACGCTAAAAAGTTAACTTACAACACTTGGGTACCATTAATTTCATCCTACACGTCTACTAATGACTGGTTTGTCAATGGAGAATTCTCTAACGTTCTACCATTTAGAAAAAGAAAGACATCCGTAAAAAAGAACTATAAAGGGCTCTTTGAGGATGATCAATTTGAAAACATTATTTCATTACTAGAACTGTTGTATATCAGCGGCAAACTAGAGACTGAGGGGCTTATTAACCAGGCTGAGAAAATAATTGGTGCCATAGCCAATGAATACCCCAATTTGAACACGACCGATCCCTCAACCTCTTGA
- a CDS encoding serine hydrolase domain-containing protein codes for MRQIALFLVFSFYTSLALGQADYQYDVPEFLNDDWKVNSLQSQNINASLYEQFINAMNKEDHELHSMLLIKNNELIFEKYFGEHSVDKQHDLRSVTKSITSLILGIAIEKEYVQSLDDPISRYLGEFDNPKNPDPRKNQITIRDFLTMSSGLECNDWDPKSKGQEDKMYKKKDWIQFMANLPMLHDPGEISTYCTGGTILIAEIIERTSGLSLPDFAQKHLFEPMGIENLSWGHTNKKTVISSGQRLNMTSRDMAKLGQLILNKGTWMGKELIPAYWIEELATPKTKITGLNYSYLWWQLPFTKNGVLEPSICATGNGGQYILTFPELDLVAIFTGGAYNSPKDKLPFTVVNRIILPSIKDN; via the coding sequence ATGAGACAGATCGCTCTTTTCCTAGTATTCAGTTTTTATACTTCCCTGGCCCTTGGGCAAGCAGATTATCAATACGATGTACCTGAATTTCTCAACGATGATTGGAAAGTAAACTCGCTCCAATCACAAAACATTAACGCTTCCCTATATGAGCAATTTATAAACGCAATGAATAAAGAAGATCATGAGTTGCATAGTATGCTTCTGATTAAAAATAACGAACTGATCTTTGAAAAATACTTTGGCGAGCATAGTGTAGACAAACAGCACGACCTAAGATCGGTGACTAAAAGCATTACATCTCTCATATTGGGTATAGCCATAGAAAAAGAGTATGTCCAAAGTCTTGATGACCCAATTTCTAGGTATTTGGGAGAATTTGATAACCCCAAAAACCCTGACCCGAGAAAGAATCAAATCACAATTCGCGATTTTCTCACCATGAGCTCTGGTTTGGAATGCAACGATTGGGACCCAAAATCGAAAGGACAAGAGGATAAGATGTATAAAAAGAAAGATTGGATCCAGTTTATGGCAAATTTGCCTATGCTACATGACCCAGGAGAAATATCTACCTATTGTACTGGGGGCACCATCTTAATTGCCGAGATTATCGAACGGACATCTGGTTTGAGCCTGCCCGATTTTGCTCAGAAACACCTTTTTGAACCGATGGGTATCGAGAATTTAAGCTGGGGACACACCAATAAGAAAACGGTAATCTCATCCGGCCAAAGATTAAATATGACCTCACGTGACATGGCAAAACTGGGGCAACTGATCCTTAATAAGGGAACATGGATGGGTAAGGAATTGATCCCTGCTTACTGGATTGAGGAATTGGCTACACCAAAAACAAAAATCACAGGATTAAACTATAGTTACCTTTGGTGGCAACTTCCATTTACGAAAAATGGCGTTTTAGAACCGTCGATTTGCGCTACTGGTAATGGTGGACAGTATATTCTTACTTTTCCTGAACTCGACCTGGTCGCTATATTTACTGGAGGGGCTTACAATTCTCCGAAAGATAAATTACCTTTTACCGTAGTTAATAGAATCATTCTTCCATCTATTAAGGATAACTAA
- a CDS encoding amidohydrolase family protein, which produces MRNFLLGCLIVLLSTSAIAQDTNSKKDTDKKKNKNLPLEPGRTFDFDLNEGSWIALDVSPDGKTIVFDFLGDLYTIPMKGGEATQITSGMQFDAQPRFSPDGIKVIFISDESGGENVWTLDLASKEKKQITKGNNNRYQGPEWTPDGKYMIASKQGGGGSHKIWLYHVDGGSGTAMVREPRSLRMLEGAFSNDDRYVWFSRRTGSSTYNAPMPQYQIGKYDRVTGEMITQTSRYGSAFRPTPSADGKWLVYATRHDTHTGLILRDLTTGDESWLAYPIQHDDQESRASRDVLPGFSWTPDDKHIVISYGGKIHKINVASKKATEIPFRVKNSIELGPELDFDYPISDDAQFTITQIRDLAPSPDGKKMAFTALNEVYIVDLPNGTPQKLVDLKETQAEPVWSPDGEWIAFVTWQSAGGKVYKVRPNGNNLTQLNKEDGVFQSPVWNNDGSRIVLIKGQSEDFRNALQRTAFRGTSDLVWISADGSGNNFISYTNGRSNPHFVKNSDRIYLSSFRGLLSIRWDGTDEKEHVQIRGKATPGSTNAPRASWIEMAREGDQALAAIGTNIYVVTVPQISNTAPTISVANSKNAAFPSRQLTDEVGGQFPAWGWDSNMVHWGIGNAHVMYDLAGAKAFDEEKAAAAKAKKEAAKEDVKQEEKADEDKKDEPKNYTPAERRIEIKADRDIPKGSILLKNARVLTMKNNEVLEGTDILIENNRIKEIGKNISVGRRVKVIDATGKTIVPGYVDIHSHFRHPVNLHRGQFWSYLTNLAFGVTTTRDPQTATTDVLTYGDLVDAGKLIGPRIYSTGPGIFRGENISSLDHARKVMKRYSAYYNTKTVKMYGAGNRQQRQWIIQAAFEQNIMPTTEGGLDFKNNLTQVIDGYPGHEHSFPIFPLYKDVIDMVAFSRTVYTPTLLVAYGGPWTENYFYATENPHADPKLTHFMPHWNLDSRTRRRNAGWFMEDEYVHVEQSTFAKDLVEAGGRAGVGSHGQLQGLGYHWELWAVQSGGMDEYDALRVATIIGAEAIGLENDLGSIEVGKLGDLVILNSNPLDNIKNSKDISHVMFNGRLYEGNTLDEKHPKQKKMPKLWWQDYAPKGVPGIKK; this is translated from the coding sequence ATGAGAAATTTTTTATTGGGCTGTCTGATAGTCCTACTATCGACATCTGCAATTGCCCAAGACACAAACAGCAAAAAAGATACAGATAAAAAGAAGAACAAAAACCTACCCTTAGAACCCGGAAGAACATTCGATTTCGACCTCAATGAAGGTTCTTGGATAGCACTGGATGTAAGTCCCGATGGCAAAACCATTGTCTTTGACTTTTTAGGCGACCTCTACACCATTCCAATGAAAGGTGGCGAGGCCACACAGATCACATCAGGCATGCAGTTCGATGCTCAACCGCGCTTCAGTCCCGATGGCATCAAAGTAATTTTCATTTCAGATGAGTCTGGCGGGGAGAACGTTTGGACCTTAGACCTAGCATCTAAAGAGAAGAAGCAAATCACAAAAGGAAATAATAACCGCTATCAAGGACCAGAATGGACACCGGATGGAAAATATATGATCGCCTCTAAACAAGGTGGTGGCGGATCTCACAAAATCTGGTTATACCATGTAGATGGCGGATCTGGTACGGCCATGGTTCGCGAACCGCGATCACTAAGAATGTTAGAGGGAGCCTTTAGTAATGATGATCGTTATGTATGGTTTTCAAGAAGAACCGGTTCTTCTACTTACAATGCACCAATGCCGCAGTACCAAATTGGCAAATATGATCGGGTTACGGGAGAAATGATCACGCAAACGTCCAGATATGGATCGGCGTTTCGCCCTACACCGAGCGCTGATGGCAAATGGCTCGTTTACGCGACTAGGCACGATACCCATACAGGACTCATTCTTAGAGATTTAACTACAGGCGATGAAAGTTGGCTCGCCTACCCAATTCAGCACGACGATCAGGAATCAAGAGCCTCACGCGATGTACTTCCTGGGTTTTCTTGGACACCAGACGACAAACACATTGTGATTTCTTATGGAGGGAAAATACATAAGATCAATGTTGCCTCGAAAAAGGCCACTGAAATTCCGTTTCGAGTAAAAAACAGTATTGAACTTGGCCCAGAATTAGATTTCGATTACCCAATTTCTGACGATGCTCAATTTACGATTACCCAAATACGTGATTTAGCACCTTCACCAGATGGTAAAAAAATGGCATTTACTGCCTTAAACGAAGTTTACATCGTTGATTTACCCAATGGCACCCCTCAAAAGTTAGTCGATTTAAAGGAAACGCAAGCTGAGCCTGTTTGGTCACCTGATGGCGAATGGATCGCCTTTGTGACTTGGCAATCGGCAGGTGGAAAAGTTTACAAGGTTAGACCTAACGGCAATAATTTAACCCAACTGAATAAAGAGGACGGTGTCTTCCAAAGTCCTGTTTGGAATAACGATGGTTCCAGGATAGTCTTGATCAAAGGACAATCCGAAGACTTTAGAAATGCCTTACAAAGAACAGCTTTTAGAGGCACGAGTGACTTAGTCTGGATTTCAGCAGATGGATCAGGCAATAACTTTATCAGTTATACCAATGGGCGATCCAATCCGCACTTTGTAAAGAACTCTGATAGAATCTACTTATCCAGTTTCAGAGGGTTACTATCCATCCGTTGGGATGGAACTGATGAAAAAGAACATGTTCAAATCAGAGGCAAGGCTACTCCCGGTTCTACAAATGCACCACGAGCTTCATGGATTGAAATGGCGAGAGAAGGCGATCAAGCTTTAGCGGCCATTGGCACTAATATTTATGTGGTAACGGTACCGCAAATCAGTAATACAGCACCAACAATTTCAGTAGCTAATTCAAAAAATGCAGCATTTCCTTCCAGACAATTGACTGATGAAGTCGGAGGGCAATTCCCTGCTTGGGGTTGGGACAGTAATATGGTACATTGGGGTATTGGCAATGCGCATGTGATGTACGACTTAGCTGGGGCAAAGGCGTTTGATGAAGAAAAAGCAGCTGCGGCTAAAGCCAAGAAAGAGGCTGCTAAGGAAGACGTTAAACAGGAAGAAAAGGCAGACGAGGACAAAAAAGATGAGCCTAAGAACTATACTCCTGCGGAAAGACGAATTGAAATTAAAGCAGACCGAGACATCCCAAAAGGATCGATTCTACTGAAGAATGCTCGTGTTTTAACCATGAAGAACAATGAAGTTCTTGAAGGCACAGACATCTTAATAGAGAATAATCGAATCAAAGAGATCGGTAAGAATATTTCCGTTGGTAGAAGGGTAAAAGTGATCGATGCCACTGGAAAAACCATTGTTCCAGGTTATGTGGATATTCATTCTCACTTCCGCCACCCGGTAAACTTACATCGAGGCCAATTCTGGTCTTACTTAACGAATCTGGCTTTTGGTGTTACCACTACCAGGGACCCTCAAACGGCGACCACAGACGTTCTGACTTATGGTGATTTAGTAGATGCAGGGAAGTTAATCGGCCCGAGAATATACTCTACTGGGCCAGGTATTTTCCGTGGAGAAAATATTAGCAGTTTAGATCATGCCCGAAAGGTGATGAAACGCTACAGCGCTTATTATAACACCAAGACTGTGAAAATGTATGGGGCTGGAAATCGCCAACAAAGGCAATGGATTATTCAAGCCGCCTTTGAACAAAACATCATGCCGACGACTGAGGGAGGTTTGGATTTCAAGAATAACTTAACACAAGTTATCGATGGCTATCCGGGGCACGAGCACTCCTTCCCTATTTTCCCTTTGTATAAAGATGTCATCGATATGGTGGCTTTTTCTAGAACAGTCTATACACCAACCCTTTTGGTTGCCTATGGCGGACCTTGGACTGAAAACTATTTCTATGCCACTGAAAATCCTCATGCAGATCCTAAACTGACGCACTTTATGCCGCACTGGAATCTCGATTCTAGAACGCGACGAAGAAATGCTGGTTGGTTTATGGAAGACGAGTACGTACATGTAGAGCAATCTACCTTTGCCAAAGACCTAGTTGAAGCAGGCGGTAGAGCTGGCGTAGGAAGTCATGGCCAATTACAGGGACTAGGCTATCATTGGGAACTTTGGGCAGTGCAGTCTGGCGGCATGGATGAATATGATGCGCTTAGAGTTGCGACTATCATTGGTGCCGAAGCGATCGGTTTAGAAAATGACCTTGGTTCTATTGAAGTTGGCAAATTAGGCGATTTAGTGATTTTGAATAGTAATCCACTCGATAACATTAAAAACTCGAAGGATATTAGCCATGTTATGTTCAATGGAAGGCTTTATGAAGGAAATACGCTAGACGAAAAACATCCGAAACAAAAGAAAATGCCTAAGCTTTGGTGGCAAGACTATGCGCCTAAAGGTGTACCAGGCATAAAAAAATAG